A segment of the Promicromonospora sukumoe genome:
CGATCTGGCTCACCAGCACCTTGGGCTCGGCCGCCTGCGTGAACTCGTCGACCAGCTCCTGGCGGCGGGCCGACGGCACGGAGCCGGTGATGGGCCCGACGGCGAGGTCGCCGAGCTCGGCGAGCACCCGCTCGATCACGTCGCGGAAGTAGGAGAAGACCACGACCTTGCGCTTGTTCTCCACCGCCTCGTCGACGATCTCGCGCAGCCGCACCAGCTTCGCCGTCGGCTCGGGGGCCTCGACGAACGCGGCCCGGCGCATGTCCGCGAACGAGCGCTTGAGCACCGCGTGGCGGTAGGCGGCGCCGTCGTGCTTGCCGAACTGCTCCCAGTCGTCCACCTGGACCAGCTCGGGCAGCTCGGTGAGCACGTCCTCCTGGTTGCGCCGCAGGTAGACGGTCGAGACCGACTGGCGGAAGGCCGCGGCGCCCGCGAGGCCCGCGGCTGGGTCGATGCCCTCGGCGACGTCGGGCTTGAGATAGCCCACCAGGCTGCGGAACTCGTCCACGGTGTTCTCCATCGGCGTGCCCGACATGAACAGCACGCGCTCGGCGGAGCGGGCCCAGTCTGCCGTCCGCTCGGAGCGCTGCGCCTCCGGGTTCTTCACGTAGTGCGCCTCGTCCACGACCAGCAGGCCGGGGCGCGGCATGTCGCCGGCCCGCAGGTGCCCGAGCTGGGGGAACGTGGCGACGCCGACGCCGCCGTCGGCCACCCAGTCCCGGATGCCGCTCTCGCGGTCGTCGCCGTGCAGCACGCGGACCGTGAGCTCGGAGTGCGCGGCGACCTCGCGGGCCCAGTTGGCCGCGACGCTCGCGGGGCACACCACGAGGAAGTGCGTGCCGCCCTTGGCGGCGAGGTGGGCCATCACCGCGATGGCCTGGACGGTCTTGCCCAGGCCCATCTCGTCGCCGAGGATCGTGCGCCGCTGCGCGAGCGCGTAGCGGGCGCCGAACGCCTGGTAGCTGCGCAGCGAGACCTTCAGCAGGGAGGTATCCAGGTCCTGTGCGGCGACCTCGCCGACGACGTCCTCGGGCAGGAAGCCCTCGGCGGCCGCGACGTCGATGCCGAGGTCGACCAGGTCGCCCAGCGCGGTGATGTAGGCGGCGGCCCGCGCCTCGTAGTCGCTCCAGACGTCGGCGTCGGACGCGCCGGTCAGCACCTCGTCGAGCCGCCGCAGGTCGTCCGTGATCCCGACGGCGTCGAGGTCGTCGGACAGCGTCCTCAGGTCGGTCAGCGCGGTGTCGGCGCGCTCGGTGCGCGAGCGGCCGGCGAAGAACCGTCGCACGAACGTGGCGCGCACCGCGCCGGTCTCGGCCAGGCGCGCGAGCTCGCGGACGTCGACGTCGAGCCGGTCGTTCCAGGTCTCGAAGAAGCGCTTGACGTGCAGGTGGTCGTGCAGCGCGCGGACCAGCCGCGTGGCGAGCGGGTCGGCGGGGGAGTGGTCCAGCCGGAAGGCGAGCCCGGCGTCCACGGCGCTGAAGATCTGCTGCGCCGCCTCGCGCAGCGCCTCCGCGGTGCGGGCGCCGACGCCCGCGATGGCCGTGAGCTCCTCCGGGGCGGCCGCCCGCACCTGGCCGACGGTGCGGTATCCCGCCTGCTCCAGCGGGCCGAGCCGCAGGCGGCCGGTGCCCACCTCGCGGACCCGGTCGAGGGGTACCTCGGACAGCTCGTCCAGCACGCGCGCGTCGCGCGCCGCCCGGTAGGCCGCGCGGACGCGTGCGGGGGCGCCGCGGCGCTGGGTGAGGGTACGTGAGCCCAGGTCGTGCCGGGTTCCGGCGTGCTGGAGCAGGTCGCGGGCCTCGCCGCGGGACCAGGTCTTCATGGCCGACGACGGTACTGCGTGCGGGCCGTCCGGAGGGCCTCGACGCGCGTCGTGGACCGACGTTTCTTACATACCGGACTGAAGTTCCATTCTGGTACTTTCGTTGCACCAAAAACAGGAGGAACAGTGAGCACGGACGCACTGCCGGAGCAGGCACAGGCGGCGCAGGCCACCTCTGCAGGGGAGCCGGCACAGGGGACGACGCCGCAGGCGGCGCCGGAGGTCACCGAGGTCGCGACGAGCCCGGACCCGGTCGCCTCGACGCCGGCGCCGGCCGTCGAGACGACGCCGGTCGTAGCGCCGGCACCGGTCGCCGCATCGACGCCCGCCGTAGCGCCGGAGCCGGTCGTCGCGCCGGCCGAGAACCCGGCCGTGGCCGCCGCGCCGGAGGCGACCCCGGCGGCCGCCGCGCCGACGTCGGCCCCGGTCACGCCAGCACCCGCCGCCGCGCCGTCGACGGGCGACGCACCCGCCGCGCCGGTCGCGAGCGAGACGCCGGCGCCCGCCGCCGCGCCGGAGGCCGACGAGGCCCCGGAGCGCGTGGAGAACATCGAGACGCGCACCGCCGCCCGGCTGCACGAGCTGGTGGCCTCCGGCGCGGAGAAGCTGCCCGGCGAGACCGGCAGCACGGTGTCGCGGCTCGCCGTGGCGCTGCTGTCGTTCGGCAGCCAGGCGGCGGCGAAGGACCAGGACAAGTCCACGTCGGCGCTCGTCGGCGAGGCCGTGGGGCTCTTCAAGAGCCTGGACGACGACGACCCGAGCAAGCAGCGCAACGCCCTGGAGCACGCGCTGGAGACGTTCACGACGTCGACGCTCGGCGGCAAGGAGCGCTCGCAGGTGCTCGAGGTCGCCGAGGAGGCGATGGGCCTGTGGTCGAAGCTGCGGGGCACGTCGTCCGACCTGGCCAAGTCCGACGCCGCGACCTCGATGCGCTCGCTGACCAGCGTGCTGCGCAAGGAGGGCCGCGACGAGGAGGCCGACGAGGCCGAGACCGAGGCCAAGCGCCTGGAGTCCTGACCCAGCCTCGTTGAGTGCTGGATATTCGCCCTTTCTCGTGCGCGAGAAGGGCGAATATCCAGCACTCAACGAGTTCGGCTGGGCGGGAAGTGTCAGTCCGTGCAGGCCGGGGTGTCCGAGAGGGTGACGCCGTCCGGCATGTCCTGCGCGGTCGGGGTGCGGCCCGCCATGGCGCACGCCCGGGCGATCATCTGGTCGTCCGAGAAGGTCCAGCCCGTCGTGACGCCGTGGTCCTGGACCACCAGGAGCTGCCCGTCTCCGGCATACACGTCGTTCGCCCGGACCCGGCCGTCGGGCGCGTAGAGCCGGGTCGCGAGCGCGCCGACCTTCTGGCCGGTCTCGATGTCGAAGAACGCCAGAGCCTCGCCCTGGTTCCGCGCCACGAGGTCCGGCCCGGGCAGCACCGC
Coding sequences within it:
- a CDS encoding DEAD/DEAH box helicase, whose amino-acid sequence is MKTWSRGEARDLLQHAGTRHDLGSRTLTQRRGAPARVRAAYRAARDARVLDELSEVPLDRVREVGTGRLRLGPLEQAGYRTVGQVRAAAPEELTAIAGVGARTAEALREAAQQIFSAVDAGLAFRLDHSPADPLATRLVRALHDHLHVKRFFETWNDRLDVDVRELARLAETGAVRATFVRRFFAGRSRTERADTALTDLRTLSDDLDAVGITDDLRRLDEVLTGASDADVWSDYEARAAAYITALGDLVDLGIDVAAAEGFLPEDVVGEVAAQDLDTSLLKVSLRSYQAFGARYALAQRRTILGDEMGLGKTVQAIAVMAHLAAKGGTHFLVVCPASVAANWAREVAAHSELTVRVLHGDDRESGIRDWVADGGVGVATFPQLGHLRAGDMPRPGLLVVDEAHYVKNPEAQRSERTADWARSAERVLFMSGTPMENTVDEFRSLVGYLKPDVAEGIDPAAGLAGAAAFRQSVSTVYLRRNQEDVLTELPELVQVDDWEQFGKHDGAAYRHAVLKRSFADMRRAAFVEAPEPTAKLVRLREIVDEAVENKRKVVVFSYFRDVIERVLAELGDLAVGPITGSVPSARRQELVDEFTQAAEPKVLVSQIEAGGVGLNIQAASVVILCEPQVKPTVEAQAIARAHRMGQVRTVQVHRLLIEDSVDERLLEILGTKAELFAEYAGRASVAGTPSATDVTDVSEKELSRRIVDEERERLGETAA